A stretch of Dehalococcoidia bacterium DNA encodes these proteins:
- a CDS encoding DUF86 domain-containing protein, whose translation MKDYSIYLKDIIINIEAAQLFIRGMTFEQFVENTMTNYAVVRCLEIIGEASKHVPSSVRKKYPDIPWQTIVGTRNVIVHEYANVDLAEVWKTVLNDLPPLKKQVKKILSDR comes from the coding sequence ATGAAAGATTATTCGATTTATCTTAAAGATATCATTATAAACATCGAAGCTGCCCAGCTTTTCATTAGAGGAATGACTTTCGAGCAGTTTGTTGAGAATACAATGACAAATTACGCAGTAGTAAGATGTCTTGAAATAATTGGCGAGGCCTCCAAACATGTACCGTCATCTGTACGTAAGAAGTATCCCGATATACCATGGCAGACAATTGTAGGTACACGCAACGTTATTGTTCATGAATACGCAAATGTTGACCTTGCAGAAGTCTGGAAAACAGTCCTAAACGATTTACCACCTTTGAAAAAACAAGTCAAGAAAATACTTTCAGACCGCTGA
- a CDS encoding nucleotidyltransferase family protein, with translation MATQRRTRVSSLEEIREIIRRNRPELQSRFHVDKIGVFGSYARGDQKKRSDIDFLVTFNKGISLFERADLYIYLEELMGRKVDVIPGRNLRHELRDYVSRDLIYI, from the coding sequence ATGGCCACACAGCGCAGGACCAGGGTCTCGAGCCTGGAAGAGATACGGGAGATCATCCGGCGGAACAGGCCGGAGCTCCAGAGCCGGTTTCATGTTGATAAAATCGGCGTTTTTGGTTCATACGCCCGCGGAGACCAGAAAAAACGTAGCGATATAGATTTTCTGGTCACGTTCAACAAAGGTATTAGCCTTTTCGAGCGCGCGGATCTATATATATATCTCGAGGAACTTATGGGGCGCAAGGTTGATGTTATACCCGGACGCAATCTGCGCCATGAACTGCGCGATTATGTGTCAAGGGATTTAATATACATATAG